The following proteins come from a genomic window of Candidatus Methylomirabilota bacterium:
- a CDS encoding ABC transporter permease subunit translates to ARTAVRPTPAAVRWPLAVLAGGVACFIALIYGLIPLGSLVRLWGSDWSLSLRHYAFASSAEGATPIWNSVRLALVAGVIGTVVALVTAYLVERKRPPGRRAIEGAALLPAALPGTVVGLGYILAFNVPPLALTGTLWILVASVVFWKLPVAVLAGINALKQIDPAIEEAAVSLGAGSVATFWRVVRPLLTGTAFSVFIYFFINGMVTVSAVIFLIYPGFNLASVAILNQVENGYPGAACALGTIILAIVIGSVLLLRALVGGDRVAVLKL, encoded by the coding sequence GCGCGGACCGCCGTGAGGCCGACGCCCGCGGCGGTGCGCTGGCCCCTCGCCGTCCTCGCCGGGGGCGTCGCGTGCTTTATCGCGCTGATCTACGGCCTGATCCCGCTCGGCTCGCTCGTGCGCCTCTGGGGGAGCGACTGGTCGCTCTCGCTGCGCCACTACGCGTTCGCCTCGAGCGCCGAGGGTGCCACGCCGATCTGGAACAGCGTGAGGCTCGCGCTCGTCGCCGGCGTCATCGGCACCGTCGTGGCGCTCGTCACCGCGTACCTCGTCGAGCGCAAGCGGCCGCCGGGGCGGCGCGCGATCGAGGGGGCGGCGCTCCTGCCCGCCGCCCTGCCCGGGACCGTCGTGGGCCTGGGCTATATCCTCGCGTTCAACGTGCCGCCGCTCGCCCTCACGGGCACGCTCTGGATCCTCGTCGCGAGCGTCGTGTTCTGGAAGCTCCCCGTGGCCGTCCTCGCGGGGATCAACGCGCTGAAGCAGATCGACCCGGCGATCGAGGAGGCGGCGGTGAGCCTCGGCGCGGGGAGCGTCGCCACGTTCTGGCGCGTCGTGCGGCCGCTCCTGACCGGCACCGCGTTCTCGGTCTTCATCTACTTCTTCATCAACGGGATGGTCACCGTCAGCGCCGTGATCTTCCTGATCTATCCCGGGTTCAACCTCGCCTCGGTCGCGATCCTCAACCAGGTCGAGAACGGGTACCCGGGCGCGGCGTGCGCCCTCGGCACGATCATCCTCGCGATCGTCATCGGATCCGTCCTGCTCCTCCGCGCGCTGGTCGGGGGAGACCGCGTCGCCGTGTTGAAGCTCTAG
- a CDS encoding ABC transporter substrate-binding protein, whose amino-acid sequence MRRSLTLLLALALVLPLGASVAPAAEDKLVVYTAYEENELKTFWEQFKKDLPDLAAKAQYIRASTGPIMARVEAEKANPQADVIWGVFNDYLTGAALKGLLEPYVAKESQAIPARFKHPENQWQGVTLLAVGFAVNKKKMEELKLTPPRSWADLLDPKYKGHIVMSNPSTSGTAYLLLASHAARLGEDRMWQYYDALDKNLAQVTKSGGAPGRMAVSGETPIGVALGYEVEVAKRQGAGIDVIYPSDGIAWTFEGNAIVKGAKNPQNARRFLDWAVSKSAMAAYAEWRGAAVTRPDVAVSGPKLTEMNLIAIDFVKAGDPAYKDRLVKRWLEKYSR is encoded by the coding sequence ATGCGCCGCTCGCTCACCCTGCTGCTCGCCCTCGCCCTCGTGCTCCCGCTCGGCGCCTCGGTCGCGCCGGCCGCCGAGGACAAGCTCGTCGTCTACACGGCCTACGAGGAGAACGAGCTGAAGACCTTCTGGGAGCAGTTCAAGAAGGACCTGCCGGACCTCGCCGCCAAGGCCCAGTACATCCGCGCCTCCACGGGCCCGATCATGGCGCGCGTCGAGGCAGAGAAGGCGAATCCCCAGGCCGACGTGATCTGGGGCGTGTTCAACGACTACCTGACGGGCGCCGCGCTCAAGGGCCTCCTCGAGCCGTACGTCGCGAAGGAGTCGCAGGCGATCCCCGCGCGCTTCAAGCACCCGGAGAACCAGTGGCAGGGCGTGACGCTGCTGGCCGTCGGGTTCGCGGTGAACAAGAAGAAGATGGAAGAGCTGAAGCTCACCCCGCCGCGCTCCTGGGCCGACCTGCTGGACCCGAAGTACAAGGGCCACATCGTCATGTCGAACCCCTCGACCTCGGGCACGGCGTACCTGCTTCTCGCGAGCCACGCGGCCCGGCTCGGCGAGGACAGGATGTGGCAGTACTACGACGCGCTCGACAAGAACCTCGCGCAGGTCACGAAGTCGGGCGGCGCCCCCGGGCGCATGGCGGTGTCGGGCGAGACGCCGATCGGGGTCGCGCTGGGCTACGAGGTCGAGGTCGCGAAGAGGCAGGGCGCGGGGATCGACGTGATCTATCCGAGCGACGGGATCGCGTGGACCTTCGAGGGCAACGCGATCGTGAAGGGGGCCAAGAATCCGCAGAACGCCCGGCGCTTCCTCGACTGGGCGGTCTCGAAGTCGGCGATGGCCGCCTACGCCGAGTGGCGGGGCGCCGCGGTGACGCGGCCCGACGTCGCCGTGAGCGGCCCGAAGCTCACCGAGATGAACCTGATCGCCATCGATTTCGTGAAGGCCGGCGATCCCGCGTACAAGGACCGGCTCGTGAAGCGCTGGCTCGAGAAGTACTCGAGGTAG